The stretch of DNA tgccttgcaaaaccctaaaaaaaaagctaagagcAAAGCTTTGATTCTTTGTGGAAAGTTCCACCTGTAACATTTACTTGGGCTAAACTCAACTAATCTCTTAATTCTTTTCCTTGCAGAGAGATCCACAGAAATCGGAAAACTGCTGAACTCTTACCTGCAGAAGAAAATCCACATGGAGGATCACACGGTGCATCTCCTTTTCTCTGCAAACCGCTGGGAGCAGGTGTAAGGCAAAGATGGTGGCACTCCTGGGGAGCATGCCACTCAGATTCACCTCAGTCCTCTTCAATCGCCTTCCTTCCTGGACATCACTTTTAGGGAATACCAGCTTTATATGAATCTGGAGTCAGGTCAAAAAGAGGAAGTGGTACTTTTCTGGCTAAGTCAAAGTCACAGCCAACCCTGGTCCATATGACTTACTTTAGAACATCTGGCCAGAGGTTGGGTTTGCTGTTGTTTGTGGCCTCCTAGAAAGGACCTGGGTCAGACAGTTGCTTCCTTTACAACAGGCAGTGACCGGCCTAAAGGTGCTTGTTGGGCCAGCCTCTTCCAGAGGGCCTCCCCTCAGCCCTTCCCTCCCTGGGAAGCTGGGGCCTTGGCCCTCAGCTTTGCTCCCTGAGCCAGCTGCTCTTAGTTTGATGCTCCCCCATTGCTTCTCCCTTGACCTGCCTGCTAGGTGCTCTAGTCCTCTGTACAGAGTCTATGACAGGACTTCTTGTCTTCTCCAGGTTCCCAAACACACTCTTGACCCacacctttttatttttcatttacttcctAAGTTTCTTGGGGTGGTTTCTCCCTGCTTCTGTTAAAAATTTTGAGGGCATTTGAAATAGAGAAtgatccttcttttctttctttattgtctAGACCATTGAttaaagaaaagttaagtcaAGGCATCACCTTGGTAGTAGACAGGTATGCCTTCTCTGGTGTAGCCTTTACAAGTGCCAAAGAGGTGAGTGATCCAGCCTTATCTGCCTTCACCTTCTAACTGTAATAGCAGGGACCCTGAGTAAGCTCCTGCCATCCTTAGATGAGACTTGGTCCCTATCCCTAAGTAGCTCCTCTAGGCAAGGAGTAAGACGTTAATAGACAAATTGATAAATACTTTGGAGGGAAAAGGAATAAAGTGCCATGAGAAGCCTAGGGGCAAAGCAGGTCCCTGAGGAGACTACCAGGAAAGGCCTTGGCTTTTGAATTGGACTCAGAGACTGGGGAAGAGTTCTCCAGGCGGAGATGGGGAAGAGGAAAGCATTCCACACTTGGGGAAAAGTGTGAGTCCGGGTTTGAGGATGCCCAGCTTGTCTGGAGTGCAGGAGTGGAGCCTGGAAGTGAGAGTTTGGGGGTGGCTGGGAGGGCCTTGAGGGCCAGGCCAAGAAGCATGCTCTGTCCTCCCCTGACACCCCTGGAGAATGCCTGGATGAGGGGGACACATGGCTACTTTCCCATCTGCCTCCTTGTTTACAGGAAAGAGGTTTAGAGTCTTCCTTGGCATCACAGGCTGAGTGGGCAGAGCCAGGATGTTGTGTGTCTGAGATGGGGATAGAGGCCAGGGGAGCAGAGAGGCGTTCGGAAGGCCTtctgaggggaagaagggagacagTCACCTGTGGTGTTCACACAAATCATAGTGGGTGGAGGACGGACAGGTTGTGGGCACAGGGTCTGAAGTGCTGGGGAAGCACCAGGGCACAGCCAGTCAGACCTGCAGGCCTGAGTGCGAACCTagagtgggtagagcactggtgaGTGAAGGAGGCCTGAAAACTCACTGTGCTTCTGACCCTCGAGCACCTTCATTTGTGTGGGGACAGAGCCTGAGTCTAAGCTGAGGGCACAGTCAAAGGACTTCTGTCCGGTATCACTTGGGCTTACTATTTAGGAGGATGGAgttgacctttttaaaaaactgacatCACCCAATAGCAACACTTCAGAAGTATATGGTCCTTGGCATTCCTGACTCAAATGTCTAGCAGAATATTTTTGGTAGGAACCCTTAAGTAAAGAGCAGGCCTCCTTTTGCCATGTAGCTGAGCAGGTGAAAGGGGAGCTgtgggttttttcctttgtttctctattttctcCACCATAATCAGTTGTCAGCCAGATGGTAGAAAAAGGGTTGGTATTCTTCACCTACTCAATGAATTAGGGATCAGGGAGGATCCCTGAAGTTCTCTCCATTTGATGTAGGTCCATcagttttataaaagaaatgtgGCCTCCTGGGTAGCTACCACTCCATGGACTTTTTAGGAATCCCtgctccccttttcccattttcttttggattttaaaAACCCCAACTCATTTCAACCTGTTGGCATTTTGTGGTCTGTTTCCCCTTCTTGTCAGAACTTCTCGCTGGACTGGTGTAAGCAGCCTGACGTGGGGCTCCCCAAGCCTGACCTGATCCTCTTCCTTCACCTGAGCTCCCTGGAAGCAGCAAAACGTGGAGACTTTGGGAACGAGCGCTATGAAAACAACGCTTTCCAGGAGAAAGCCTTACAGCGCTTCTACCAGCTCATGAAAGATGACTCGTTAAACTGGAAGGTGAGAGGAGAGGCTTGGGTCAGCCGCAGAACTAGGGCAGAGTTCttgcctccctcccctctccctttgaACTCCTGAGTACTCCCTTCCTGTTCTATGGGTCATCAGCCCCTTGATATCATGGCCTGGTCTCTCTAGGCCCcggcttccctccccacccctgccTCTCACCTTGGTGTCTGCCCACTCCTACAGtcacccttccctctcctctaccaAACCCAACATTGCTCCCTTCACCTTCTCTGCTTGCTGGCCTGTTTCCTCAACTTTCCTTCTCAACCCCCTTCCTTCTGGCTGCCAGTCTCACAACTGGAATGATGCTAAGGCCCCCACCCTTTTCTTAGGCCTCCTCCACATCAACATCTTTGCAGCATTTGACAGTGTTGTCCACCCCCTTCTCTCTAAGCATCCTTAGTCTTCTCTGCTGAGACATCCTTACCCTTGTTCTGGGTGAGCTTTTCCCCAAGGGTCAGTCCCAGGACCACTTTTCTCTACAGCCTTCCTCTTGGCAAACCCATTAGCTTCAGTAGGTTCAGTTAGCTCCATGCATACAATCCCCAGATCTCTATGTCTTGCCCTCACCTCTTCTAGATTCTGGTCCCATGTCTGAAAGGGTtgtataaatgctggctattattttGTGAATATGTAAACTTCAGGTTCATTTATATTAATGTATGAAAAATACATAATCAAGTATTATCTTATTCCCAGGACAGGGTTTCTTTTACATCTGAGACCTGAGGCTAACTTGTAATAGTTTCCTTGGTGGCTGCACTTCCTTGCGCTGCATAGTGCCCAGTGATATGGTGACCCAGATGACATGTCTATGGTTTAGACACTGGGATTTTTAGCCTTTGGGGAATGTGCACCAGAGAACATGAGTGGCATtcagggtttgtttgttttttgttttttttttttttttttagatttttgcaaggcaaatggggttaagtggctcgcccaaggccacaaagttaggtaattattaagtgtctgagaccggatttaaacccaggtactcctgactccaaggccggtgctttatccactatgccaccccctAAAGAAAtgcctctttcttcttcctgccTGCTTTCTCTCTCTGATACTTAAACTCAacctctctttttatttatttattttttttaatttcaaggcagtggggttaagagtgacttgcccaaggtcgcacagctaggcaattattatgtgtctgaggttggatttgaacttgggtcctcctgattccagggccagtgctctatctgctacaccacctagccccctGGCATTCAGTTTTAGCCTCCTCCTTCTACCTAAGCATCCCTGGGCCTAGCCTGGTGTGGTAGAGTCCTCAGACTCAGGGAGTATGTTGTTCCCATCCCAGATCTCCAGCTTTGAACCCATtctcttcttgttcttttctccctcctgtcCTCATGGTGAAGCAGACCATCGACGCTTCTCAAGCCATAGAAGACTTACACAAGGAGATTTATTCCCTTTCTGAAGAGACGATTCAAAAGGCCCAAGGGATGCCCTTGGGAGAGTTGTGGAAATAGAGCCGGGCTTCTAGCCCTCTGCTCAGCACAACCCCTGGAAGAAAAAGCTAATGTTGGAGGACTTAAAAAGGACCAGGCCACTGGATGGTGGTGGATTCTAGTGAGAGGCCTTGCCAAGAAGTTCTCAATGCCAGTTGAGGTCCTAACATTTCTTGTGATGACCAGGATAAGATGGTGGATCACAATCCCCTTTCAAGACAGAGGACTGGAAATAGGTTTTTGCTGAGCCAGAAAAGCGATTTAATATTTCTTCCCAATTCTGGGATCAGAGAAAgcccattctctttctttttagcCCTGTTCACTTTCCTTTCTCAGCCTTGTTTTAATTCAAATCATAGAAGTAttagtgaaataaatgaattgtttgaTCTAGTTTCCTCAATTCTAGGGTCAATGCTAAATCTGAATAATCCTGAAATCTCTAGGCCAACTTCAGCCCCAGTGTTAACCTCAACTGTGTGATGGTGATGGGGGTGTTTTGAAAAGTTCCAGTTGTTTCAACATTCCATCCTGATGTCCTTTAAAATACCAGCCATCCTTTGAGGATGAATAAAAACAGTGGGAATACCTAGAGCTGTGGGAAGCTTGATGTTTCCTACCCCCATTTCTTCAAAATGTGGAATCTTAAACCCTAATTTGGCTTAGAATGAGTACTTGAATGCTTTTAGATAGTATTGGTCACAGCTCCCATCTCCCAAAAGTCAATTCTTGGATGGAGTTTTGGCTCAGGGTGGATAAAAGGATAGGTAACACCTTCCTTCCTGTCAAGTTTCTGAAGTAGCCTCACAAATGTAAACTCTAGTGATTTGAAAGATACTGCTATATAATGGTGGAGAGCAACCAGCAGGACCCATTGGGAAGAGTGGGCAAGCTGAGTTAAATCCTGATTTCACCTTGCCTTCAGTGGCTGAAAAATGAGGGTAAAGCCTGCAATTCTGGATTCCCAGGACAGTTGTCCACATTGTATGTAACCCTTAGGAGGCCTCAAGAAATGTTGGTTCCTGTCACAAATGCTTGTTCATTATTGAGGATCAACATCCTATATTTTGCTAGGTTGAACACTTCTATTTGTAAGTCACTGTGAAATAAAGGctccatttgtttttttgtttgagaTCAAGTGTAATGTCTTTGTGTTTATCTCTTTagggacagagaaaagaaaaattagttgCACAGGCAGTAGATTCTCAACCTAAGTCATTTCCCTCTTGCTGTGACTGGCATTCAACTGGAAGCCCCCTCTCCCCTTGCCCAGTAGCCAGACAGTGACTTCAGAGGAGAAACAAACTGGCACGTGAGTATACAATTCCAAATGGCCAGTTTGGAAGAATTCTTCAGCTGGCAGTTCTTGGTGAGGTTGGCAGGTACTCCACCCCTGAAGCTCCTGAttgttattctttatttattctgCCAGAGTATGAAAGTCCATCTCATTTGCTCTGGGTAGAAGACCTCTAAGGAATAGCtatgggaaagggaggaagaaactGGTTAGAGTTGACAGACACGTCATCAGAGCAGGGAGCAAACTCAGAGCTGTCGACTCCAAGTCCTggtttgcagatgaggaaaccgaatCCCATGAGGAAGAACTAGGATATTCACAGGGGATTCCCCTTTCCAACCATCCACTTGTTGCCATTTATGGCACACGCTGTATGTAGTTGTCACAGTCTCCCTACTCTGGGACACTGGATGTTGGATTCACCACCCCAGCCGACCTGGAGAGTGTTTGGCCTCTGAGGTCACTCTGCTGTCTGAAGGGGAGGGGTGGAGAGTTGGTTGATGACTTCAAGACTGGTGTCAGGAATGAGCCTATGATTAGATTGGAGAAGTGGCCATCCTTtctacccacccacccccagcCTCTGAATTGACATTCCTGGACAAATATGCCAGTCCTGGGTCAAACTGGTAGTGCCCAGAATCTTGACACACCAagcattttcaaatgaaaaaatctcCCACTTGTGTACAAACCTCAATATGTTAAAGTGGATGTGGTCAGTGAACCTGGATGCTAGTGTAATCAGCTCAGGCAATACCCTTGAGCTGAACCCATCCCCTCTCCTGGAGGGGGTGGGAGTGGGCAGAGGCAGGGCACGAATTCATCTTTGGTACAGATGGCTCAGACCAAGAGGAAGGGACCAGGAGGCAGGTGCCTGACCTGCTAGGACAGAGGTCAAAGGTCCTTGGAAGGCCTTATATTTGTTAGGGTGAGGGGAAGGCTAGTCCCACTATCCTGGGGCTCACAAAGCCAAATCATCCATTGTGCTGCAGTTTAATTGAAGAGATGCAGTTTAAGAATGAAATCAATCCCAGagccttttaccttttttttcttaaatagctTCATAGTTTGACAACAGAATTCTTCCCACCCTTTTTAGACaagctttcctttttctttctggacTTTCAAGGTGCTAGTTTATCATTCTGTAGACTAATCATTGTTGCCTTTATTTTCCTAAGTAGCATATTCTGATCCCCTTTGGGCCATTTCTCTACAGCTTTGAAGCCAGAGAACCTTCCCAGGTAATCCCTCCCTTTgtgcagaatttgaactctggtggTGTTTCCTTtgttaaattttacttatttaaggcaatggggttaagtgacttgcccaaggtcacacaactaggtaattattgtctgaggttggatttgaactcatcttctcctgactccagggccggtgctctatccactgtgccacctagcagctcctcTGGTATCCTTTCGAGGGTGTTTACCTCCTTTGTGATTTTAATCACCAATTATCAACCTAAAATACAAGAACTTTTCCTTTAGTGTTTCCTTCGCCTGCCCATGTCTACAATAGCAAGAGTGCTTATAGTTCATTCATTAAAAGGCTTCCAAAATGACTTCAGCCTATGACCAAACCAAGCTGACGTTCTCACAGGTTTTTAAACCACCACAGGTCTTAGCCTTCAGTTCTGGCCACTCTTGGCAGTCCTGCCACACAAAGGGAGAACATGGCACCTTGCTTTGAGAGAAGACAAGCTTCCTAAGAGAACATCTTTGGAAGGGGCAATGCCCAAAGAAACCATAAACTTCCCTGCTTCTAGATTGTGGAATTTTCCCTTGAATTCACCATGAAAGTAGAGACTCAGACAGTAAGAATAACAAAAAGGTGGAATCCTTGGTGGGCACCAGCTGGAGCCCACCATGTTCAAGGATGCCTCATAGAAGTGCAAGGATGACAATGAAACAGCAATATACCCCCTTCACACCCTTATAAATAAAACCACACGTTTTATTTGTATCCTTATTACAAATTAAGTACCAAGTAGTTTAATTCCAAATACTCTGTGAACCCTGAGTGAATTGATAGCTCTCTTCATAAGGGAATGAGTGAAAGTTTATTTTTAAGGAGGCAGTTGTTAGCGTATGTAGGTTTGGCTTCAGTCTGCAGTAATTGGGCTGGGTTAAGAACTCCTCTAGGGATTACTGAAAAAGGCCCAATGAAGCCCAGTCCTGGGGATGGTGGGGTGGCGGTGAGCAATGTCACAGCCTAAAAAGCCTGTCTTCTCCGACAGACATGCTGGAGTGGGTGGGCAGGGTCTTTGAAATCACCCGATTGGCTTTTTAATGGTTGAACAGGAATTCTCTGTCTCCATGTcaggatgaaaagaaaacaaatggttTAAAAGACACACATCCAAGTAGTGTTGGGTTACACTCATTAGTTTCAGTCATTCGTGACCTGTTAAAACAGAGGAGAGCCCTTCCTAGCGACCCCAGACAGGACTCCCTCATTGCCGAGACTCCTTCTGTGGACCTCAAGAGAGTTCTACCTGGGCATCAATGCAGTTGCTTGTCATGTGTGATGGCTCAGTTATGGGGGCAATGTCTCAAGGAAAGGCCCTGAAGTGATGAACACAAATGTGGTTTCTAAGGAAGCGGGCCCAAGGGGATCACCAAACCCTTGGCCCTTAAGGTTCTCTCCTATCACCCCTGAAACAGACACTGATCTTTGCTTCACTAGCTCAGCATTGTTCTAGATTCAGGTGACTGGATCCACAGCCCCCAGGGAGTACTTTGGGCCATTTCTGGTAGCCCATTTCCAGTGAGCCTTGTTCTGTGCCTTCACCTGGTTCACCATCTTCGCACAGGGTGCTATTCATTCCAAATGCCTGGCAAACACCATTCCAAGCCTCAATGGGTTACCCACAGGCACTGAAACTGCCCAAGTTAGCAGTGATTCCATGTCACGGAACTTTCCGAGGGCCTGTAGCTTAGACAACATATATGGATTCTCATtcaatataactaaaaaaacaaagactttGAAAGTGAATAAAACCATCATCTGAAAGATTGAGTTCCATGAATTAAGATGTCTTGAAAGCTTTTTTCTGGGAGGGGTGCCTAGGAGCTAACTAAAAACAAAGGAGACTGATGCTCTCAATTAGACTCAGTAAAGAAAACTATTCAAAGAACCCTATTTCTAAACACCTTTATTAAAATATGAAGGTCAGATCTAAGTCTTAGGAATAACCAGAACTTTTCCAAGAATGTTGTTTACATAGTACAGTACCTCTAACCTCTCTAACATGAAAGAGCTCATTGGCCATAGAATGCTGTTTGTCAACTGAAAATTTCCATTCACCTGCCTTTTTTGTGTTTTGAAAATCTATGCCCTGATGCTGTGGTTGATCCTGAGCtaccagggaaaagatggatgctTTGTGAATACAAGGTTTTGGATTGGTTTTAATACTGGGTCCAGACCATCACTTGATTATCCAACAGCTGTATGTGGTTACAGGGACTTAACACCAAGCGCATGAGGAAGGAATTAATGTTGGAGGCCCTCCTCCTTAGCAATCTCAGTATTCTTTGTCTTTTCAGGGTTTCCATTTAAGTCTCTTtagaaaatagcatttaaaattgGACTTTTCTTCCTCAGTTCTTGGCATTTCCAGATCAATGGGCTTACTTATAAAGACTATGTCTGAGTCATGAGGGTTCCTTCTACCTCTCAGAGTAACCAAAGCAGCCTTTAGCTGGAGTCACTAAAACTTTCATTGTAGTCAATTCTAAAAACAAGCTTTACTCATAAAATTGGAACCCAGCTTCAGAAGGGTTATCCAGTCCACTTAGAAGGCTCCTTCTTTATAGGGTTGAGGTTTTTTGGTGTTGGTAGTGAAAATAATGGGTCATTCATGAACCTTTTCTGGTGAGATTTATTGGAActatgggcagctgggtggcacagtggatagtgtcaaacttggaatcaagaagttatctcccttggttcaaatctgtcctcagatacttactgtgaccttgaacaagtcacttaatcctgcttgcctcggtttctttataaaatgagctggagtatcTTGGACAGTGTttaaactcaggtgttcctgattccaggtttagctcctctatccactgagccacccagctgcctcggCTGGACTTTCAGACTTGACAGAGGCCTTAAATAACCAAGGTAAAGATTGCAGGTCCCACTATGAGTCTGTGTTTGAAATATCAGGGTGATCACAGAAAAAGGCCCGGTGGGAGCCATATTCCATAAATCAGTAATGACAGTCTTTAGCTATCTACTAATCatgatattttcacttttatgagaaaattccaagaaataaaCACAGAATCTAAAGGTCTATACTACACAGAGTGACATAAAAATGGAGACCCCACCATTCTGGGATTCTGCCTGAGCTTGGGCTAGAATGAGCTGCTACCAACCCTTAATTTGGTTGGGTAGACGAAGTCAGGTATCAAACCAATTGTCCATTGGAGCTACAGCAAAGGAGCAAACTACtgattttattcaattttctctgCCTCTGCCCTTGGGCAAAAGCATCACTGGAATGAGTAATCAAGGAGCACAAGATTCTGGAGCTCTGTCCTACCTCCTTTCCAACAGTTGGAACAAATTTCtgtggaaaagcaaagaaaatcttCCATGTAAGTGTAAAAAGTGAACTGAAGCATTTCACATCATTTAATATTGCCTTAAACCAGAAATGAAATACTGAACAAACTTTCCTAATCTTGCCATGTCTTGTCTTTGAAGCCTATACCATGCCATGTCCTAAAGGACATGATGATAGCCATTTTGAtgaaccaaaatgatttttttcctgaaaattaaaaaaaaaaccacctcaaGTTCAAAGTACACTTGGGATTATTGTTGATCCACAACAAATTAAAACTGATTGGACTTGGAATCTGGATGTTAAagaccttaaaaatattttttattttgtttacaacTGGGACCTAGAACTAGCATATGGTTCACAAACTATTCCCTACAACCATGGGTCCCTACCAAGGAGAAAACAGAGGTTCATTGAAGTTGACTAGCCCACCCTCAGACCGATAATCCATCTCAGAAGGGTTCTTCTCATGCCTCAAATATCGAGCTAAGGGTTCTTCATTGTTATCTCCCTGGTGGCAGCAGCCTGAAGGAGCCCGAGTAGGCAGGTGATAAGAAGCCCATCATTTAAGGAAGGAGAAAGCTGACTCCATCATCAAGCTCACCCAGCTGATGAGCCAACGCACCAGCACCAGGACCCAGCatcatttcccttccctttctcactGAAAACTTCTTACACTGTCTGTAGGCAGCAAGTCAAAGGAGATTCCAGTTCCTACAATGAATTTGTTCCCAACATAAGTCCAAACAGAATATTCTTGATAAGATAGACCTAGTTTCTTGGCTTGTTTTAATAGGATTATTCTGAAAAACTTGAGCTTGACTGGCTCCTAAAATGCCACAATCCCCTCTGGGCCCTAGGCAACAAGAACAGACCAAGTTCAAGTGCAAGTTGCCACACACTGAAACCCATATCAAATGGGCCTGATCTCAACAAACGTTACTGAAGTGCCTACTTTACTTGAGAAACTGGATAGGAGCTGGAGATTtagagaaagcatttattaagtgcttaccatgtTATAGACACTCTGCCCTCgaggggcttacattctaacagagcAAGACCACACTTAAAGGAGAGTACAGAGAGGGCCAAGAAGTGGCCAGGTGGCCAATTCTGAGCTAGATAAGGCTCAACTATGGTAATAAACCCTCTGAGTTGTCCAAGGTTCTGGGAGGATGGTGGCTAGCTGCAGGCACCACGGTGTGGAAAGGGTCTGAAAACAAAGGTAAACTGAAGGGTTTGGTTTGTAGTACAGGGAAAACGAGTCTACCAAAGAAGTGACCTTCTAAGTGCTAAAGATAAACATGAGGTATCCTTTTTAAAGTACGGTGTTAGGCTAGATCATGGCGTCTGtgaattttaatttaacatactttgtaatcctatgtattttatttatttaaaaaccttCTGAGAGCCCACATGTTTAACCCAACCACTCAAAGGTCCATGGCACAAAAAATGGTGAAGATGCCTTCTGGTCTGACAGCTATGAATCAATCTACCATGTGAAGTCCCTTCCTGCCAGACCAGTTATTTCTCAGCCATCTGAGAGTGACGATGGCTTTAGGGAATTAGGAATATGGTAAATGACCATCACTTCACTTTCTTTTGTCCTATGACCTAGGTTCATAATCCTGGGAAGCCCTCCCCCATTCCCTAGTGTTCTGGGTGTCTAAGCCCCAGAACTTCACCTTGACTCTTATGGACAGGTTGAGGTCAGTTGGTTCAATCAGATCCTGGCACAAAAGAGACCAGGGTTACCGATTTTCATTACCAAACACACCaactcatgagaaaaaaaaagctctccCATAGACTGTCCCTCATTTCCCTCTCAACCACCTCACCAACTCATGCCCTTGGTTACAGGGAATTTAAGAACAAAACTCAGATTGGTCACTCTAATCCAAACCCAAAATCCACGACCTCACATCTTGGATGCTGGCTCTCAAGGGCATTACGTGCACTTGGACCTCtgcccctccttttctccccaaaCCCTCTTCAGTCTCTATGAAGCACCTAATGTGAACATCTGCTCAATATGGCAGCTGAAAACAAGGCCAGCAGTGGACAGGAGGGGGTGGAAGGGAACACAGCAGTTTTACTTGGAAACCAAGTGTGTGCAGGGTGGAGAATCCAGCTGTGATTTCACCATGTACCAGCCAATCCAAGTATCAACACTGCCCTTGCCTTCAAGTCACCTCAGGAGGGCCTCTCAAAGGCCTCTCCCTTAAAAGAAATGCCATATCCGATTCTCAAAAGGCATTACTTTAATGTGACTATGCAAGCAGCATACCCCACCCAACTCCGACTGGACTCTGAACACAAGGTTTGATGTCAGTAAATACCATTTCCACAAACATTAATATACACAAAATCCTTTTTCCTTAATGGAGCTCTCCCTGCACTAGCATAATTCAGCTAAGACAATCATCACTGGCATCACCGTCCGCCCTCCCAAAAAGAAACCAAACAGTCTACAAAGTTTAGGCTTGATTGCCTCTTTTCAAAAAGATTATGTAAAAGGTAGAGAACACCTCTGGGCAAATCTGTCACAAGGCATATACAGATATTTGGTGGAAGAACACTGGCCTTGGCAGCCGTTGGCATCTGACTGATCTGACGCACATCACTTTAGTCCTGggccatttcttcatctgtaccaGGGCTAATACTTTGCACCTACTTCATGAGGACTGAGGATCAAGTGAAACTGGTTGTACCCTATCTTGCAGTGTCAATGTAAGCAAACTATTACCAAATCCCCTGGTCCCAGAATTTAATTACAGAGATAAAGCTAAATGGATTAGCCATTGTTCTGCCCTCTCTTAGGAGAAATGCAATGCCCCTGATTTTGCCAGCCTTATGACagtaattctaaaaaaaaaaatgtaatgttcAAGAAATAGTCCTGCATGAAAACTTAATCCACAAGGAATGCTGACCTGAATGACTGGTCTCACCACTGCAAGGATGGCCATGTTTTGACAACTACAGCAATTTAAGAGAGCAACTGTGACCTCCTCTGACATGACAGCTTCCATAGGCCTATCAGCAAGTTTCAGGTCCTCCCCACAATCACATCAGCCCTGGAGAAGTAAAAGTCTTTCCAGCATCACAAGCGCCATGAACAATCTGAGCCCATTCTGTATCACTGGGGGGCATAAAACCCACCA from Macrotis lagotis isolate mMagLag1 chromosome 6, bilby.v1.9.chrom.fasta, whole genome shotgun sequence encodes:
- the DTYMK gene encoding thymidylate kinase isoform X2; the protein is MAGRRGALIVLEGMDRAGKSTQCRKLVATLLQSGHSAELLRFPERSTEIGKLLNSYLQKKIHMEDHTVHLLFSANRWEQVPLIKEKLSQGITLVVDRYAFSGVAFTSAKENFSLDWCKQPDVGLPKPDLILFLHLSSLEAAKRGDFGNERYENNAFQEKALQRFYQLMKDDSLNWKTIDASQAIEDLHKEIYSLSEETIQKAQGMPLGELWK
- the DTYMK gene encoding thymidylate kinase isoform X1, translated to MAGRRGALIVLEGMDRAGKSTQCRKLVATLLQSGHSAELLRFPERSTEIGKLLNSYLQKKIHMEDHTVHLLFSANRWEQVPLIKEKLSQGITLVVDRYAFSGVAFTSAKENFSLDWCKQPDVGLPKPDLILFLHLSSLEAAKRGDFGNERYENNAFQEKALQRFYQLMKDDSLNWKQTIDASQAIEDLHKEIYSLSEETIQKAQGMPLGELWK